The following proteins come from a genomic window of Aquimarina sp. MAR_2010_214:
- a CDS encoding ABC transporter substrate-binding protein, with amino-acid sequence MICTDQLGRRIEFLKPPKRIVSLVPSQTELLVSLGLSDDIVGVTKFCVHPRAIRNQKVIVGGTKKVNFEKIKKLKPDIILCNKEENTKEIVTYLQEEYPVHVSDIFSIPEALEMIEQYGEIFNKKTEATTLISKIKLEKESFDGFVSKIPQKRVAYFIWKDPWMVTGKDTFVDHLLKVNGFVNVFGDKDRYPEITKEELRSVQNLDLIMLSSEPYPFSEKHINELTNISNAKVILVDGEYFSWYGSRLEEAFLYFKTLHEV; translated from the coding sequence ATGATATGTACAGATCAATTGGGTAGGAGAATAGAATTTTTAAAACCCCCAAAACGTATTGTTTCTTTGGTACCTTCGCAAACTGAATTGTTAGTTTCGTTAGGATTATCAGATGATATTGTTGGCGTCACTAAATTTTGCGTTCATCCAAGAGCGATAAGAAATCAAAAGGTTATTGTTGGTGGTACTAAGAAAGTCAATTTTGAAAAAATTAAAAAGCTAAAACCAGATATTATTCTTTGTAATAAAGAAGAAAACACAAAAGAAATCGTAACATATCTGCAAGAAGAGTACCCTGTGCATGTTTCAGATATTTTTTCTATACCAGAAGCTTTAGAAATGATTGAGCAATATGGAGAGATTTTTAACAAAAAAACTGAAGCCACTACACTGATATCTAAGATAAAATTAGAAAAAGAATCTTTTGATGGTTTTGTGTCTAAAATACCCCAAAAACGAGTAGCATACTTCATCTGGAAGGATCCCTGGATGGTCACCGGTAAAGATACATTTGTGGATCACCTCCTAAAAGTAAATGGTTTTGTAAATGTTTTTGGTGATAAAGATCGTTATCCAGAAATAACAAAAGAGGAACTTCGCTCAGTACAAAATTTGGATTTGATCATGTTATCTTCAGAACCATATCCTTTTTCAGAAAAACATATAAACGAATTAACAAATATATCCAATGCAAAAGTTATTTTGGTTGATGGAGAGTATTTTTCTTGGTATGGATCACGATTAGAAGAAGCTTTTTTATACTTCAAAACGCTGCATGAAGTGTAA
- a CDS encoding NAD(P)-dependent oxidoreductase: MTKFGVIKERKNPPDRRVVFSPDGLKSVVTKFPQASFIVESSNVRVFDDSEYEKAGFTVSEDLSDCDVLLGVKEVPIAALLPNKKYFFFSHTIKKQSYNRDLLKAVLKKNIELYDHEVIIGQHGFRLIGFGKYAGIVGAYNGFRAWGLKFDTFALPKAETLNDQEALETELSKIKLPNIKIVLTGNGKVGGGAKEILDAMNIKEVSVDEYLNATFDEPVYVQIDVLDYNKRKDGRTIDKGDFYTNPQEYEGDFMRFAKVSDMYIAGHFFGDGAPYIFTRDDAKSKDFNIKLVADVSCDIDGPVASTTRSSTIADPVYGYDPQTETETDVKDPNAIGVMAVDNLPCELPKDASKGFGEMFLEHVIPAFFNDDKDGILERARMTNDGKLTERYSYLQDYVEGKE; encoded by the coding sequence ATGACTAAGTTCGGTGTCATTAAAGAGCGAAAAAACCCGCCAGATCGTCGTGTAGTTTTTTCGCCAGATGGCCTAAAATCAGTAGTGACCAAATTTCCTCAAGCTTCTTTTATTGTAGAATCTTCTAATGTTAGAGTTTTTGACGACTCTGAATATGAAAAAGCCGGCTTTACCGTTTCAGAAGATCTCTCTGACTGCGATGTACTACTTGGTGTAAAAGAAGTGCCTATTGCCGCTTTATTACCTAATAAAAAGTATTTTTTCTTTTCGCATACGATCAAAAAGCAATCGTATAACAGGGATTTGCTAAAGGCAGTCCTCAAAAAAAATATAGAACTGTATGATCACGAAGTCATTATAGGACAGCATGGTTTCAGGTTAATAGGATTTGGGAAATATGCTGGTATCGTAGGTGCATATAATGGGTTTAGAGCCTGGGGACTTAAGTTTGATACTTTTGCTTTACCTAAAGCTGAAACACTTAACGATCAAGAAGCATTAGAGACCGAATTATCTAAAATCAAATTACCAAATATAAAGATTGTACTTACCGGGAATGGAAAAGTAGGAGGTGGAGCCAAGGAGATTCTTGATGCGATGAATATCAAGGAAGTTTCTGTAGACGAATATTTGAATGCTACGTTTGATGAACCCGTTTATGTTCAAATCGATGTGTTGGATTATAATAAACGCAAAGATGGGCGTACAATAGACAAGGGTGATTTTTATACTAATCCACAAGAATATGAAGGAGATTTTATGCGATTTGCAAAAGTGAGTGATATGTATATTGCCGGTCACTTTTTTGGAGACGGGGCACCTTATATTTTTACTAGAGACGATGCCAAGTCCAAAGATTTTAATATCAAATTAGTGGCAGATGTTTCATGTGATATTGATGGGCCTGTTGCTAGTACAACTCGATCATCTACAATTGCAGACCCTGTATATGGATATGATCCGCAGACCGAAACAGAAACCGATGTTAAAGACCCAAATGCAATAGGAGTAATGGCAGTAGATAATTTGCCATGCGAATTACCCAAAGATGCTAGTAAAGGATTTGGTGAAATGTTTTTAGAACATGTAATTCCTGCATTTTTTAATGATGATAAGGATGGTATTCTCGAAAGAGCAAGAATGACCAACGACGGAAAGCTGACAGAAAGATATAGTTATCTTCAGGATTATGTAGAGGGTAAAGAATAA
- a CDS encoding aminopeptidase P family protein, producing the protein MRYEAISNTFFIKNRNNFSSRTIENTITIFTSNDIKHTNADDVMGFAQNNDLFYLSGIDQEDTVLVLYPDAYKPENREILFIKETNEHIKIWDGEKLTKEEAHQVSGVKRIEWIHDFEKILQLMAFEADGFYLGHNEHSKRITYDKQTQQDRMINWCKEKYPLHQYYRAAKITRTLRSIKAKEEVAQIQKAADISVEGFQRVLKAVKPNCKEYELEAELTYAFLKNGGTRHAFKPIVASGKNACALHYNTNDNICRDGDMILLDFGVCYGNYNSDTTRCVPVNGKFSDRQKEVYTAVLNCLKEGSKLLKPGIVPADYEKQMAGLVEEQLIKIGVLDAAEVAAQNPDLPLYKRYFMHGTAHHLGLDVHDVGLYSRALEPGMVLTCEPGIYIPEEGIGCRLENDYLITETGNINLTQAMPIEIEEIEKLMTV; encoded by the coding sequence ATGCGTTACGAAGCTATATCGAATACCTTTTTTATAAAGAATCGAAATAATTTTTCCTCAAGAACTATAGAAAATACAATCACGATTTTTACATCTAATGATATCAAGCATACCAATGCAGATGATGTTATGGGGTTTGCTCAAAATAATGATTTGTTTTACTTGTCAGGAATTGATCAGGAGGACACAGTGTTAGTATTGTATCCAGATGCTTATAAACCAGAGAATAGAGAAATTTTATTTATAAAAGAAACTAATGAGCATATCAAAATTTGGGATGGTGAAAAACTAACCAAAGAAGAAGCTCATCAGGTTTCTGGAGTAAAACGGATAGAATGGATACATGATTTTGAAAAAATACTTCAATTAATGGCTTTTGAAGCTGATGGTTTTTATTTAGGACATAATGAACATTCAAAGCGAATTACATATGACAAACAAACGCAGCAGGATCGAATGATTAACTGGTGTAAAGAAAAATACCCTTTACATCAGTATTATCGAGCAGCCAAAATTACAAGAACTTTACGTTCGATTAAAGCAAAAGAAGAGGTCGCACAAATACAAAAAGCTGCAGATATTAGTGTTGAAGGGTTTCAAAGAGTACTCAAAGCAGTAAAACCAAACTGCAAAGAATATGAATTAGAAGCAGAATTAACCTACGCATTCCTTAAAAACGGAGGGACAAGACATGCTTTTAAGCCTATTGTAGCATCAGGAAAAAATGCTTGCGCATTACATTATAATACTAATGATAATATATGCCGGGATGGTGATATGATTCTGCTGGATTTTGGTGTTTGTTATGGTAATTATAATAGTGATACAACGCGCTGTGTTCCGGTAAACGGTAAATTTTCTGATCGACAAAAAGAAGTGTATACGGCAGTACTAAATTGTTTAAAAGAGGGAAGTAAATTACTTAAGCCTGGAATAGTCCCTGCAGATTATGAAAAACAAATGGCAGGTTTGGTCGAAGAGCAACTTATCAAAATCGGAGTACTTGATGCTGCAGAAGTAGCTGCTCAAAACCCCGATCTGCCTCTATACAAAAGATATTTTATGCATGGTACAGCTCATCATCTTGGACTAGATGTTCATGATGTTGGTTTGTACTCCAGAGCTCTGGAACCGGGAATGGTGCTTACTTGTGAGCCCGGAATCTATATTCCCGAAGAAGGAATAGGTTGTCGACTTGAGAATGATTATCTCATTACAGAAACCGGAAATATAAACCTCACACAAGCTATGCCTATAGAAATAGAAGAAATTGAAAAGTTAATGACAGTATAG
- a CDS encoding sulfite oxidase, with protein sequence MKRRDFVKKATLSSFVTLIGTELVFGSKMLDGYMPIALQDPDPFKLFNKNKEMVVLNNKPWNIEAQAHLLDDKITPNSCMFIRNNGLVPEGIDPKTWTLTIDGESVKNQKIYKLAELKSKFEQHTYQLTLECGGNGRTEFDPPAKGNQWTIGAVHCASWTGVRLRDVLEDAGIKSNAVYIGFHAVDKHLSMDPKKEPISRGCPISKALQDETLLAFKMNDEDIPLIHGYPLRLVTGGWPASVSGKWVNRISIRNKVHDGTKMTGNAYRVPCNPVVPGEKVKDEDMCIIESMPVKSLITYPKTGAIINKGKSLNIRGHAWAGELEVAKMEYSIDFGSTWTTCAVEKPVNRLAWQHFSASVKFPKAGYYEVWARATDANGIAQPMLLPGWNPKGYLNNACYRIAVKVK encoded by the coding sequence TTGAAAAGAAGAGATTTTGTAAAAAAAGCAACATTAAGTTCGTTTGTAACACTAATAGGAACAGAACTTGTTTTTGGTTCTAAAATGTTAGATGGTTATATGCCTATAGCATTACAAGATCCAGATCCTTTTAAACTATTTAATAAGAATAAGGAAATGGTTGTGCTGAATAATAAACCTTGGAATATTGAAGCACAAGCCCATTTGTTGGATGATAAAATCACACCAAACTCGTGCATGTTTATTAGAAATAATGGGTTAGTACCTGAAGGGATTGATCCAAAAACATGGACGTTGACCATTGATGGCGAATCGGTTAAAAACCAAAAAATATATAAACTGGCTGAACTAAAATCAAAGTTTGAGCAGCATACGTATCAATTAACTTTAGAATGTGGTGGTAATGGACGTACTGAATTTGATCCACCAGCAAAAGGAAATCAATGGACAATTGGTGCTGTACATTGCGCCTCTTGGACAGGTGTGCGTTTACGTGATGTTTTAGAAGATGCTGGTATTAAAAGTAATGCTGTTTATATTGGGTTTCATGCCGTGGACAAACATTTGAGTATGGATCCTAAAAAGGAACCAATTTCCAGAGGTTGTCCGATATCTAAAGCATTACAAGATGAAACGCTTTTAGCCTTTAAAATGAATGACGAAGATATTCCGTTAATTCACGGCTATCCTTTACGATTGGTTACAGGTGGTTGGCCAGCTTCAGTTTCTGGTAAATGGGTAAATAGAATTAGCATTCGTAATAAAGTACATGATGGTACAAAAATGACAGGAAATGCTTATAGAGTTCCTTGTAATCCGGTGGTACCAGGCGAAAAAGTGAAAGATGAGGATATGTGTATTATTGAGTCGATGCCTGTAAAATCTTTGATTACGTATCCTAAAACTGGAGCCATAATCAATAAAGGCAAGTCTCTAAATATTAGAGGGCACGCTTGGGCAGGAGAATTAGAAGTTGCTAAAATGGAATATTCTATAGATTTTGGATCTACTTGGACTACATGTGCTGTCGAAAAACCAGTAAATCGTTTAGCATGGCAACACTTTTCGGCATCAGTAAAATTTCCAAAGGCTGGCTATTATGAAGTTTGGGCAAGAGCTACTGATGCAAATGGTATTGCACAACCAATGTTATTGCCAGGTTGGAACCCGAAAGGGTATTTAAATAATGCTTGTTATAGAATTGCTGTAAAAGTAAAATAA
- a CDS encoding rhodanese-like domain-containing protein, translated as MNWRISIILIVVITASCKNEKAVDLAEIKESYLIESDELKAIVNQPKIKIIDFRKKDIYKNEHIAGAVNIWRTDIEDDSFNYKGIMASKTQIELLFGKLGIKTDDTLIIYDDNGLCDSARLWWLLQNYDFTNVKLLHGGLKS; from the coding sequence ATGAATTGGAGAATTAGCATTATATTAATTGTAGTTATTACAGCATCCTGCAAGAATGAAAAAGCGGTTGATTTAGCAGAAATCAAAGAATCATATTTAATAGAATCAGATGAATTAAAAGCAATAGTAAATCAACCAAAAATTAAAATAATAGATTTCAGAAAAAAAGACATCTATAAAAACGAACATATAGCTGGAGCTGTAAATATTTGGAGAACAGATATTGAAGATGATTCTTTTAATTATAAAGGAATAATGGCTAGTAAAACACAAATCGAACTGTTATTTGGTAAACTTGGAATAAAAACTGATGATACACTAATAATTTATGATGATAATGGTTTATGTGATTCGGCAAGATTATGGTGGTTATTACAAAACTATGACTTTACAAACGTGAAATTACTTCATGGTGGATTAAAGTCTTAG
- a CDS encoding DUF4197 domain-containing protein — translation MKQIFIILAIFLLSSCAELQQVVNNLPQTTTGGFGLSNVDISNGLRQALDNGIDKQVTKLTQKDGFYRNQLVKILLPQELRKVDKTLRDVGLSKLADEGLKAINRAAEDAVKEATPIFVGAVKQITFNDAKQILLGNDRAATQYLENKTRSQLYQKFNPVINKSFSKVGADKIWSNIIRKYNAIPLTNNVNPDLTDYVTGEALKGVYAMIAVEEKEIRTKLSSRTTDLLRRVFALQDR, via the coding sequence ATGAAACAAATTTTTATTATACTCGCTATCTTTTTATTGTCAAGTTGTGCAGAGTTACAACAAGTTGTAAATAATCTTCCACAAACAACTACCGGAGGTTTTGGATTAAGCAATGTTGACATCTCTAATGGACTAAGACAAGCTTTAGACAATGGTATTGATAAACAAGTCACAAAACTTACCCAAAAAGATGGCTTTTATAGAAATCAACTTGTTAAAATTCTTCTTCCACAAGAACTGCGAAAAGTAGATAAAACATTAAGAGATGTTGGATTAAGTAAGCTTGCTGATGAAGGATTAAAAGCAATTAATCGTGCTGCAGAAGATGCTGTAAAAGAGGCTACACCTATATTTGTAGGCGCAGTAAAACAAATAACGTTTAATGATGCCAAGCAGATTCTATTAGGTAATGATCGTGCAGCTACGCAGTATCTTGAGAATAAGACTCGCAGCCAACTATACCAAAAGTTTAATCCTGTAATCAATAAATCATTTTCTAAAGTAGGTGCAGATAAAATTTGGTCTAATATTATTAGAAAATACAATGCCATACCACTCACAAACAATGTTAACCCAGATCTAACCGACTATGTAACGGGTGAAGCTCTTAAAGGGGTATATGCTATGATTGCTGTAGAGGAAAAAGAAATTCGGACTAAACTTAGTTCTAGAACAACTGATTTATTACGACGTGTATTTGCTCTACAAGATCGATAA
- a CDS encoding Hsp20/alpha crystallin family protein, with product MAASGFSKKGFEVTIDDGCLNISAESSSSNEEKDDNYTRKEFSYNSFEKRLQLPKRR from the coding sequence TTGGCCGCTTCTGGGTTCTCTAAGAAAGGTTTTGAAGTAACCATTGACGATGGATGCTTAAATATTTCTGCAGAAAGCTCAAGTTCTAATGAAGAAAAAGATGATAACTATACTCGTAAGGAGTTTAGCTATAACTCTTTCGAGAAAAGATTACAACTACCAAAGAGAAGGTAA
- a CDS encoding sulfurtransferase, producing the protein MPIVNEAVFKLNENSKMRYYVSKEQVQNALNNNVVILDTRTTDEFSGKRQKKGVSKGDRIPASIYIDWAEAINYNGDKRMKSLQELEIIYNKLKIKKNDPIILYCHSGVRSAHTTFVLTQFRV; encoded by the coding sequence ATGCCCATTGTAAATGAAGCAGTCTTTAAGCTTAATGAAAATTCTAAAATGAGATATTATGTTTCAAAAGAACAGGTTCAAAATGCTTTAAATAATAATGTAGTTATTTTAGATACAAGAACAACTGATGAGTTTTCAGGCAAAAGACAAAAAAAGGGCGTTTCAAAAGGAGACAGGATACCTGCAAGCATCTATATAGATTGGGCAGAAGCTATAAATTATAATGGAGATAAACGTATGAAGTCGCTACAAGAATTAGAAATTATTTATAATAAATTAAAGATAAAAAAGAATGACCCAATAATTCTGTACTGCCATAGTGGCGTACGCTCAGCACATACAACTTTTGTGCTCACACAATTTAGGGTATAA
- a CDS encoding sterol desaturase family protein: MEKYLDAFINAFTGTVDWTWKSIIFEVPWYTNYFWGLIAISLFVWGLEIVFPWRKEQSVIRKDFWLDGFYMFFNFFIFSIVISGIYEILGLLFGEISITAKSLALFDISQWAPWLQLLVFFIVLDFVQWFTHVLLHKYSFLWKFHKVHHSVKEMGFAAHLRYHWMENVFYKPLKTFGVMIIGGFEPEQAYIIHFITIAIGHFNHANIKITWGPLKYVFNNPVMHLYHHAYVLPKGKYGVNYGISLSLWDYIFKTNYIPEDSGTIEIGFKGDDKFPTDFIHQNLYGFKKGER, translated from the coding sequence ATGGAAAAGTATCTAGACGCATTTATTAATGCATTTACAGGAACAGTAGATTGGACATGGAAATCAATAATTTTTGAAGTGCCTTGGTACACGAATTACTTTTGGGGACTCATAGCTATTTCACTTTTTGTTTGGGGATTAGAAATAGTATTCCCTTGGCGAAAAGAACAATCTGTCATTAGAAAAGATTTTTGGTTAGATGGATTTTATATGTTCTTTAATTTTTTCATATTCTCGATTGTTATAAGCGGTATTTATGAGATTTTGGGACTACTATTTGGCGAAATTAGTATTACGGCGAAAAGTTTAGCGCTTTTTGATATCTCACAATGGGCACCATGGCTGCAGTTGTTGGTATTCTTTATTGTACTAGATTTTGTACAATGGTTTACACATGTATTATTGCATAAATATTCTTTTTTATGGAAGTTTCATAAAGTACATCATAGTGTAAAAGAAATGGGCTTTGCTGCACATTTGCGATACCATTGGATGGAAAATGTATTTTACAAACCACTTAAAACCTTTGGCGTCATGATTATAGGCGGTTTTGAACCTGAGCAAGCCTATATTATTCACTTCATAACGATTGCTATTGGTCACTTTAATCACGCAAACATTAAGATAACTTGGGGACCATTAAAGTATGTTTTTAACAATCCTGTGATGCACTTATATCACCATGCTTATGTATTACCAAAAGGAAAATATGGTGTGAATTATGGGATTAGTTTAAGTCTTTGGGATTATATTTTTAAAACAAATTATATACCCGAAGATAGCGGAACTATAGAAATTGGGTTTAAAGGCGATGACAAATTCCCTACTGATTTTATACACCAAAACCTCTACGGCTTTAAAAAAGGAGAGCGATAA
- a CDS encoding MBL fold metallo-hydrolase → MKSNLIFLILSILIISCKNEKVSIKNQSVPQNEFDQYITVLGIAQDGGFPHINNTNEFVTVQKGQIDKELVTALGVIDKKNHKKFIFEATPDMPEQLAVLDNEHLKSDAIIDGVFLTHAHIGHYTGLMHFGREAMGANRIPVYAMPRMQSFLETNGPWSQLVSLQNITIKPIQADSTIALTNAIQVIPFLVPHRDEYSETVGYKIVGRNKKALFIPDINKWSLWEENIVDQVKQVDYAFIDATFFKNGEIPRPMSEVPHPFIEETIAIFKNESKEVKSKIIFIHFNHSNPVLQKGYKGRVTLEAEGYHFANTKDVFPL, encoded by the coding sequence ATGAAATCAAATTTAATTTTTTTAATACTATCTATTCTAATTATTTCATGTAAAAATGAAAAAGTATCGATAAAAAACCAATCTGTTCCACAAAATGAATTTGATCAATATATTACTGTATTAGGAATTGCTCAGGATGGAGGGTTCCCACATATTAATAACACAAATGAATTTGTAACAGTTCAAAAAGGGCAGATTGATAAAGAATTGGTTACTGCATTGGGTGTAATTGATAAGAAAAATCATAAAAAATTTATATTCGAAGCAACGCCAGATATGCCAGAACAATTAGCTGTCTTGGATAATGAGCATTTAAAAAGTGATGCTATTATTGATGGCGTATTTTTAACACATGCACATATAGGACATTATACAGGGTTGATGCATTTTGGACGAGAAGCAATGGGAGCAAATAGGATACCCGTATATGCAATGCCAAGAATGCAATCTTTTTTAGAAACTAACGGCCCATGGTCACAATTGGTCTCTTTGCAGAATATAACCATTAAGCCTATACAGGCAGATTCTACTATTGCGTTAACAAATGCAATACAGGTAATTCCTTTTTTAGTACCTCATAGAGATGAATATTCTGAAACGGTAGGGTATAAAATTGTAGGGCGTAATAAAAAAGCACTGTTTATTCCTGATATCAATAAGTGGTCTCTTTGGGAGGAAAATATTGTTGATCAGGTTAAACAAGTAGATTATGCTTTTATTGATGCTACTTTTTTTAAAAATGGAGAAATTCCACGACCAATGTCCGAAGTTCCACATCCTTTTATAGAAGAAACTATTGCTATATTTAAAAATGAATCCAAAGAAGTTAAATCAAAAATAATATTTATTCATTTTAATCATTCGAATCCGGTACTTCAAAAAGGCTACAAAGGAAGAGTGACTCTTGAAGCAGAAGGGTATCATTTTGCAAATACTAAGGATGTTTTTCCTTTATAA
- a CDS encoding Xaa-Pro peptidase family protein: MNALGIGGSTIEKELNAIQPKAHLAQPIQKEEFQARIDRACDLMKKQEIPAVYLHSGTNLFYFTGMRWNSSERMVGALLFPDGEVHYIGPKFEEGTILDFMLVKGPVHCWEEHESPYELFIDILDKKKINGSDIAMDEATPFFVIDGVLKEQSIYNLINAKPITAGCRMIKSKAEIAIIQAAMDITMEVQKAAARILMPGISAKEVTDFINEAHKRYGIPSGSYFCIVLFGVDSSFPHGVKAPKDLEENEIVLIDTGCILHNYISDITRTYVYGEINELQRKIWNLEKETQLSAFAAAQLGKPCSVIDHASRKTLETNGLGPDYKLPGLPHRTGHGIGLDIHEWPYIARHEDAILTSGMCFSNEPMICVPDEFGIRLEDHIYMTEKGPKWFTQPAHSIDDPFGF, translated from the coding sequence ATGAATGCATTAGGGATAGGTGGTTCTACCATCGAAAAAGAATTAAATGCGATACAGCCAAAAGCTCATCTTGCACAACCCATTCAAAAAGAAGAATTTCAAGCCAGAATAGACAGGGCTTGTGATCTTATGAAAAAACAGGAGATTCCCGCAGTGTATCTTCATTCGGGAACAAATTTATTTTACTTTACTGGGATGCGATGGAATTCAAGTGAAAGAATGGTTGGGGCATTATTGTTTCCTGATGGCGAAGTACATTATATAGGCCCTAAGTTTGAAGAAGGTACTATTTTAGATTTCATGTTGGTAAAAGGCCCCGTTCATTGTTGGGAAGAACATGAAAGTCCTTATGAGTTATTTATAGATATTCTTGACAAAAAAAAGATCAATGGTAGTGATATTGCCATGGACGAGGCAACTCCCTTTTTTGTTATTGATGGAGTTTTAAAAGAGCAATCTATTTACAATTTGATCAATGCAAAACCAATTACTGCAGGTTGTAGGATGATAAAGTCGAAAGCAGAAATTGCTATCATACAAGCAGCAATGGATATTACTATGGAAGTACAAAAAGCTGCAGCACGAATATTAATGCCTGGGATTAGTGCCAAAGAGGTTACTGATTTTATTAATGAAGCACATAAACGATATGGTATTCCCTCTGGCTCATATTTCTGTATTGTATTATTTGGAGTAGATTCCTCTTTTCCGCATGGCGTAAAAGCACCAAAAGATTTAGAGGAAAACGAAATCGTATTGATTGATACCGGGTGTATTCTACATAATTATATTTCAGATATTACCAGAACATATGTGTATGGTGAAATCAATGAGTTACAACGCAAGATTTGGAATCTTGAGAAAGAAACTCAACTTTCGGCATTTGCGGCTGCTCAATTAGGGAAACCATGTTCTGTGATCGATCATGCTTCTAGAAAAACATTAGAAACCAATGGCCTTGGTCCTGATTATAAATTACCGGGGTTACCGCACCGTACCGGTCATGGAATAGGGTTAGATATTCATGAGTGGCCTTATATTGCAAGACATGAAGATGCGATTCTTACATCGGGAATGTGTTTTAGTAATGAACCCATGATATGTGTGCCAGATGAGTTTGGTATTAGGTTAGAAGATCATATTTATATGACCGAAAAAGGGCCAAAATGGTTTACGCAACCTGCCCATTCTATCGATGATCCTTTTGGGTTTTAA
- the pyrF gene encoding orotidine-5'-phosphate decarboxylase has translation MTTQELVAQIRAKQSFLCIGLDVDIDKIPKHLLDEEDPIFEFNKAIIDATHHLAVAYKPNTAFYEAYGIKGWKSLEKTINYLNANYPEVFTIADAKRGDIGNTSTMYAKAFFEDLAFDSVTVAPYMGKDSVEPFLAFENKHTILLALTSNLGAFDFQTKDVEGKELYKQVLEVSKAYKNSENLMYVVGATKAEYIAEIRKIIPDSFLLVPGVGAQGGNLQEVCKYGLNDQVGLLINSSRGIIYASDGTDYADAAANKALELQKQMENILK, from the coding sequence ATGACAACTCAAGAGCTGGTTGCCCAAATACGTGCAAAACAATCATTTTTGTGTATAGGACTAGATGTGGATATAGATAAAATTCCTAAACATTTATTAGATGAAGAAGATCCTATTTTTGAGTTTAATAAAGCAATTATAGATGCAACACACCATCTTGCCGTTGCCTATAAACCTAATACTGCTTTTTATGAAGCCTATGGTATCAAAGGATGGAAATCTCTGGAAAAAACAATCAACTATTTGAATGCAAATTATCCAGAGGTTTTTACAATTGCGGATGCCAAACGAGGAGATATTGGTAATACAAGTACAATGTATGCCAAAGCTTTTTTTGAAGATTTAGCGTTTGATTCTGTTACGGTTGCTCCTTATATGGGTAAGGATTCTGTAGAACCATTTCTGGCATTCGAAAATAAACACACCATACTTCTTGCGTTAACCTCTAATCTGGGAGCTTTTGATTTTCAGACAAAAGATGTAGAAGGAAAAGAACTATACAAACAGGTATTAGAAGTTTCTAAAGCATATAAGAACTCTGAAAATTTGATGTATGTAGTTGGAGCTACCAAAGCTGAGTATATTGCAGAAATTAGAAAAATTATACCTGATAGTTTTCTTTTGGTTCCTGGTGTAGGAGCACAAGGCGGAAATTTACAAGAAGTATGTAAATACGGATTGAATGATCAGGTAGGATTATTAATCAATTCTTCAAGAGGTATTATATATGCTTCAGACGGAACTGATTATGCTGACGCAGCAGCAAACAAAGCGTTAGAACTTCAAAAGCAAATGGAAAATATCCTGAAATAA
- a CDS encoding Lacal_2735 family protein, which yields MFAWLKNKTELQKLQYTYCKLMKSAYKLALTDKNKSDQLHMKADEILIQIKEIEGQSI from the coding sequence ATGTTTGCTTGGTTAAAGAACAAAACTGAATTACAAAAATTACAGTATACCTACTGTAAACTAATGAAGAGTGCCTATAAATTAGCACTTACAGATAAGAACAAAAGTGATCAGCTTCATATGAAAGCTGATGAAATCTTAATCCAAATAAAAGAAATCGAAGGACAATCTATCTAG